A genomic window from Streptomyces sp. NBC_01429 includes:
- a CDS encoding APC family permease translates to MAHTDTDIGAGASGGGGGGGAGGGELRRTLGFRDLVVYGLLFIAPMAPVGVYGTLDAKSHGAVALVYVVATVAMAFTAFSYAQMVRVAPQAGSVFAYARKGLGEGPGFIAGWMAMLDYLLIPAVAYLFSGIAMEALVPSVNRWVWTTIAVVITTLLNLWGVRAAARVGFAVLAMEIVVLLVFVVSALVVLARDGATRGWSSPFTGDTGFSVAAVLGAVSVAVLSYLGFDAIASFAEEVTGGSRQVARAVLFCLVLAGALFIAQTYLVALLEPSTSAELAADPAKQGSAFYDAVNTSVGTWLHDLVAVSKAIGAAFAALAGQAAAGRLLFAMGRERRLPRALARTDSGVPRVALLLAAVVTLVAAVWAARRDDGLDRLVSVVDIGALTAFVLLHASVVGWFAVRRMAGPPRWFIHVVLPVIGAGILIAVIVEAAGSAQLVGAIWLAVGLVVLLVQWRRGRLGSR, encoded by the coding sequence ATGGCCCACACCGACACCGATATCGGCGCCGGAGCGAGCGGCGGCGGGGGTGGCGGCGGAGCCGGCGGGGGCGAGCTGCGGCGGACGCTGGGCTTCCGCGACCTCGTCGTCTACGGGCTGCTGTTCATCGCGCCCATGGCCCCCGTGGGCGTGTACGGCACCCTCGACGCCAAGTCGCACGGGGCGGTGGCCCTGGTCTATGTGGTGGCGACCGTCGCGATGGCCTTCACCGCCTTCAGCTACGCCCAGATGGTACGGGTCGCCCCGCAGGCCGGTTCGGTCTTCGCGTACGCCCGCAAGGGGCTCGGCGAGGGGCCCGGGTTCATCGCCGGGTGGATGGCGATGCTCGACTATCTGCTGATCCCCGCGGTCGCCTACCTCTTCTCCGGGATCGCGATGGAGGCGCTGGTGCCGTCCGTCAACCGGTGGGTGTGGACGACCATCGCCGTCGTGATCACCACGCTGCTCAACCTCTGGGGCGTACGGGCCGCGGCCCGGGTCGGGTTCGCGGTGCTCGCGATGGAGATCGTGGTGCTGCTGGTGTTCGTGGTGTCGGCGCTGGTCGTCCTGGCGCGCGACGGCGCGACGCGCGGCTGGTCGTCGCCGTTCACCGGCGATACGGGGTTCTCGGTGGCGGCGGTGCTGGGCGCGGTCTCGGTCGCGGTGCTGTCGTATCTGGGCTTCGACGCGATCGCCTCGTTCGCCGAGGAGGTGACCGGGGGGTCGCGGCAGGTGGCGCGGGCGGTGCTGTTCTGTCTGGTGCTGGCGGGCGCGCTGTTCATCGCGCAGACCTATCTGGTGGCGCTGCTGGAGCCGTCGACCTCGGCCGAGCTGGCCGCCGACCCCGCGAAGCAGGGGTCGGCCTTCTACGACGCGGTGAACACCTCGGTCGGTACCTGGCTGCACGATCTGGTGGCGGTCAGCAAGGCGATCGGCGCGGCGTTCGCGGCGCTGGCCGGGCAGGCGGCGGCGGGGCGGCTGCTCTTCGCGATGGGCCGGGAGCGGCGGCTGCCGCGCGCGCTGGCGCGCACGGACTCGGGCGTGCCGCGGGTGGCGCTCCTGCTGGCGGCGGTGGTGACGCTGGTGGCGGCGGTGTGGGCGGCACGGCGCGACGACGGGCTCGACCGGCTGGTCTCGGTGGTGGACATCGGGGCGCTGACGGCGTTCGTGCTGCTGCACGCGTCGGTGGTGGGGTGGTTCGCGGTACGGCGCATGGCCGGGCCGCCGCGCTGGTTCATCCATGTGGTGCTGCCGGTGATCGGGGCGGGGATCCTGATCGCGGTGATCGTGGAGGCGGCGGGCTCGGCGCAGTTGGTGGGCGCGATCTGGCTGGCGGTGGGGCTGGTGGTGCTCCTGGTTCAGTGGCGGCGCGGCCGGCTCGGCAGCCGGTAG
- a CDS encoding DNA-binding protein, with product MARRRLSHEGTLVLDGEGLSKLLADDEQVVALVAEARSRGMEVVISALTIIEAVHARTNKSRLNWVLSGLRVVPVGDEEARAASKLLMNAGLHGHKYAIDAAVAEAALRQHRPVVMLTSDIDDMTKLCGDRVRLVAV from the coding sequence GTGGCCCGCCGCAGGCTGAGTCATGAGGGAACGCTGGTCCTCGACGGCGAAGGGCTCTCGAAGCTGCTTGCCGACGACGAGCAGGTGGTGGCTCTGGTCGCTGAGGCGCGCTCGCGCGGCATGGAGGTCGTGATCAGTGCGCTCACCATCATCGAGGCCGTCCATGCCCGTACGAACAAGTCCCGCCTGAACTGGGTGCTTTCCGGGCTGCGGGTCGTCCCGGTCGGTGACGAAGAGGCGAGGGCGGCCTCGAAGCTGCTGATGAATGCCGGGTTGCACGGACACAAGTACGCGATCGATGCGGCCGTCGCCGAGGCCGCGCTGCGACAGCACCGCCCCGTGGTCATGCTGACCTCCGATATCGACGACATGACCAAGCTCTGCGGCGATCGGGTCCGGCTCGTGGCGGTGTGA
- a CDS encoding DUF6542 domain-containing protein, whose amino-acid sequence MPSARRRRVAPVVLRLRRLPNPRFTGLGAGLFATATMLFFAFLDQLLFDGAPVVYGLLFLPVSAVTALWVRTADLVTAPIAVPIAFAVGVLPIAGGTEGFGGQFMGLVTTLAVHAGWLYGGTLVAGVIASVRKVRQMGRRQIARDAAARGGAGRAGTGRGAGAAAAAAGGLPRAPRVPRTGAAGSRRV is encoded by the coding sequence GTGCCGTCGGCGCGGCGACGGCGGGTCGCGCCGGTGGTGCTGCGTCTGCGCAGGCTGCCCAATCCCCGGTTCACCGGGCTCGGCGCCGGTCTGTTCGCGACCGCCACCATGCTCTTCTTCGCCTTCCTCGACCAACTGCTCTTCGACGGCGCGCCAGTCGTCTACGGGCTGCTGTTCCTGCCGGTCAGCGCGGTGACGGCGCTCTGGGTCCGTACGGCCGACCTGGTGACGGCGCCAATCGCCGTGCCGATCGCCTTCGCCGTCGGCGTGCTGCCGATCGCCGGGGGCACCGAGGGGTTCGGCGGGCAGTTCATGGGGCTCGTCACCACGCTGGCGGTGCATGCCGGCTGGCTGTACGGCGGGACGCTCGTCGCCGGGGTCATCGCCTCCGTACGCAAGGTGCGGCAGATGGGCCGGCGGCAGATCGCGCGGGACGCCGCCGCCCGGGGCGGTGCGGGCCGGGCCGGTACGGGCCGGGGTGCCGGAGCCGCGGCCGCGGCTGCCGGAGGCCTCCCCCGCGCGCCCCGCGTCCCCCGGACCGGAGCCGCCGGCTCCCGGCGAGTCTGA
- a CDS encoding threonine synthase — protein MTTTYRCPADGTRAPVETAGWCCPGCGGPWDLDFDAGSVQLDSLPRRVNSLWRYAEALPLDAPSVSLGEGRTPLVALTPSVTAKLDFLMPTLSFKDRGAVMLVELARRLGPERVRGVIADSSGNAGTAVAAYCARAGLPCTVYVPEATSPKKTEQIRAHGARLERVAGDREATALAARAAAGEPHTFYASHVHNPYFLHGTKTYVYELWEEYGGRLPGTIVVPVGNGTLLLGAALAVAELYGNGLITERPALVAVQTEAVSPLATAFHAGADGLLPARGAAPAPTLAEGIAIPNPPRARQILRAVRASGGTFLTVTEDQLRAAQRDLAARGLFVESTGVACWAAVRDWTDGSAVVPLCGAGAKTGLSA, from the coding sequence ATGACCACGACGTATCGATGCCCGGCGGACGGCACCCGCGCACCCGTCGAAACGGCCGGCTGGTGCTGCCCCGGCTGCGGCGGCCCCTGGGATCTCGACTTCGACGCCGGTTCTGTACAGCTGGATTCGCTGCCCCGGCGGGTCAACTCCCTCTGGCGGTACGCGGAGGCGCTGCCGCTCGACGCGCCGTCGGTCAGCCTCGGCGAGGGCCGTACGCCACTCGTCGCGCTGACGCCTTCCGTGACCGCCAAGCTCGACTTCCTGATGCCGACGCTCTCCTTCAAGGACCGGGGCGCCGTCATGCTCGTGGAGCTGGCGCGCCGGCTCGGGCCCGAGCGCGTACGGGGGGTGATCGCCGACAGCAGCGGCAACGCGGGCACGGCCGTCGCCGCGTACTGCGCGCGGGCCGGGCTGCCCTGCACCGTGTACGTACCGGAGGCCACCTCCCCCAAGAAGACCGAGCAGATCCGCGCCCACGGCGCCCGCCTGGAACGCGTCGCGGGCGATCGCGAGGCCACCGCCCTGGCCGCCCGCGCCGCCGCCGGCGAACCGCACACCTTCTACGCGAGCCATGTCCACAACCCGTACTTCCTGCACGGCACGAAGACCTACGTCTACGAGCTGTGGGAGGAGTACGGAGGCCGCCTCCCCGGGACGATCGTCGTACCGGTCGGCAATGGCACCCTGCTGCTCGGCGCCGCCCTCGCCGTGGCCGAGCTGTACGGGAACGGCCTCATCACGGAACGCCCCGCGCTGGTGGCCGTCCAGACCGAGGCCGTCTCGCCCCTGGCAACGGCCTTCCACGCGGGCGCCGACGGGCTTCTCCCGGCGCGGGGAGCCGCGCCCGCGCCCACCCTCGCCGAGGGCATCGCCATCCCGAACCCGCCGCGGGCGCGGCAGATCCTGCGCGCGGTCCGCGCGTCCGGCGGCACCTTCCTGACCGTGACCGAGGACCAACTGCGCGCGGCGCAGCGGGACCTGGCCGCCCGCGGTCTCTTCGTGGAGTCGACGGGCGTCGCCTGCTGGGCGGCCGTGCGCGACTGGACGGACGGCTCCGCGGTGGTACCGCTGTGCGGCGCGGGCGCGAAGACGGGGCTGAGCGCGTAG
- a CDS encoding discoidin domain-containing protein, whose protein sequence is MSLSRTRLLAPLVAGTLITVVPPLSYAGSRTPEPAHAQARTDAPALVSEPAPEPAPEPACGTESGPGWAPAATRIDPADSYHAYTGNGYLGTRVPPTGAGYAESGAATGWPLFTPRYDGAFAAGLYAHEPRTTADRQVIAALPGWTALDVRVGDERLGDGGRISRYRQSLLLRCGVVVTSLRWTTADGRVTDLTYEVLTDRSDPHTGAVRLRLTPRWSGEAAVTGELDWRGARRITRTGGTSADGGGGVATFRTEGTATAGAIASVLRPSPRSAGGAFAVRADRTYTFEKYVGVDTALTSPDPRAAALDASRRAAARGWRNVFAANAAAWAPLWDADVEVAGQEREQTELRAWLRSTRYGLLTAARPGSADSIAPTGLSSDNYAGLIFWDAEIFMFPGLLATRPELARGVVEYRYRTRGAAAENAAKLGFKGLFYPWTSGGEGYLWPECQSWNPPHCVTQNHLQSDIALAAWQYYLATGDRDWLRERGWPLMRGIAEFWTSRVTANADGSYSVKEVAGPDEYSNGVTDAVFTNAGAATVLRDAVRAAALVGEPAPAAWTRIADHLRIPYDARRKTYLQYAGYDGSRIKQADTVLLTYPLEWPMPEGAAAATLDYYAERTDPDGPAMTDAIHAIDAAAIGEPGCSTYTYLQRAVRPFARGPFALFSEARGDKAGADDPLSGSPAQDFLTGKGGFLQVFTHGLTGLRPREDGVRLDPTLPPQLARGVTLRGLRWQGRTYDVAIGARETTVRLTAGDPFTVHTPSGAQLLTSTLTLPTRRPDLTPTDDAARCRPASATSEEPGLYASAAVDGSPATAWTPSDATAALTVDLGPTTRVASVTPRWTDPRPASYEIETSTDAAHWHPFKPGADARLVRVTVRAPEGRQRSGISELTVRKEE, encoded by the coding sequence GTGAGCCTCTCGCGTACGCGCCTTCTCGCCCCACTCGTCGCCGGCACGCTGATCACCGTGGTGCCACCGCTCTCGTACGCCGGAAGCCGGACGCCGGAGCCCGCCCACGCGCAGGCCCGCACCGACGCGCCCGCCCTCGTGTCCGAACCCGCACCCGAACCCGCACCCGAACCCGCCTGCGGAACGGAGTCCGGCCCCGGCTGGGCGCCCGCCGCGACCCGGATCGACCCCGCCGACAGCTACCACGCGTACACCGGCAACGGCTATCTCGGCACCCGCGTCCCGCCCACCGGCGCCGGTTACGCGGAGAGCGGCGCCGCCACCGGCTGGCCGCTGTTCACCCCGCGCTACGACGGCGCCTTCGCGGCCGGCCTGTACGCGCACGAGCCGCGGACGACCGCCGACCGCCAGGTCATCGCCGCGCTGCCCGGCTGGACGGCCCTGGATGTGCGGGTGGGCGACGAGAGGTTGGGCGACGGCGGCCGGATCTCCCGCTACCGCCAGAGCCTGCTGCTGCGCTGCGGAGTGGTCGTCACCAGCCTGCGCTGGACCACGGCCGACGGCCGCGTCACCGATCTGACGTACGAGGTCCTCACCGACCGCTCCGACCCGCACACCGGCGCCGTACGGCTGCGCCTCACCCCACGCTGGAGCGGCGAGGCGGCCGTGACGGGGGAGCTCGACTGGCGCGGGGCACGCCGTATCACCCGGACCGGCGGGACAAGTGCGGACGGCGGGGGCGGCGTCGCCACCTTCCGTACCGAAGGTACGGCGACGGCCGGCGCCATCGCCTCCGTCCTGCGGCCGTCCCCGAGGAGCGCGGGCGGCGCGTTCGCGGTCCGCGCGGACCGTACGTACACCTTCGAGAAGTACGTCGGTGTCGACACCGCCCTCACCTCCCCCGACCCCCGCGCCGCCGCCCTCGACGCGTCCCGGCGCGCCGCCGCGCGCGGCTGGCGGAACGTGTTCGCGGCCAACGCGGCCGCCTGGGCGCCCCTCTGGGACGCCGATGTCGAGGTGGCGGGCCAGGAGCGGGAGCAGACCGAGCTGCGTGCGTGGCTGCGCTCCACGCGGTACGGGCTGCTGACCGCCGCCCGCCCCGGCAGCGCCGACAGCATCGCGCCGACCGGGCTGAGCAGCGACAACTACGCGGGGCTGATCTTCTGGGACGCCGAGATCTTCATGTTCCCCGGGCTGCTGGCCACCCGGCCGGAACTGGCGCGCGGTGTCGTCGAGTACCGCTACCGCACCCGCGGGGCGGCGGCCGAGAACGCCGCCAAGCTCGGCTTCAAGGGGCTGTTCTATCCGTGGACCAGCGGCGGCGAGGGCTACCTCTGGCCGGAGTGCCAGAGCTGGAACCCGCCGCACTGCGTCACGCAGAACCATCTCCAGAGCGATATCGCGCTCGCCGCCTGGCAGTACTACCTGGCCACCGGCGACCGCGACTGGCTGCGCGAGCGCGGCTGGCCGCTGATGCGCGGGATCGCGGAGTTCTGGACCTCCCGGGTGACCGCCAACGCGGACGGCAGCTACTCGGTCAAGGAGGTGGCGGGCCCCGACGAGTACAGCAACGGCGTCACCGACGCGGTCTTCACCAACGCGGGCGCCGCGACCGTCCTGCGCGACGCGGTGCGCGCCGCCGCGCTCGTCGGCGAACCGGCGCCCGCCGCGTGGACACGGATCGCCGACCACCTCCGTATCCCCTACGACGCGCGGCGCAAGACCTATCTCCAGTACGCGGGATACGACGGCTCACGGATCAAGCAGGCGGACACCGTCCTGCTGACCTATCCGCTGGAGTGGCCGATGCCCGAGGGCGCGGCCGCCGCGACGCTCGACTACTACGCGGAGCGCACCGACCCGGACGGGCCCGCGATGACCGACGCGATCCACGCGATCGACGCGGCGGCCATCGGGGAACCGGGCTGCTCGACGTACACGTATCTCCAGCGGGCCGTCCGGCCCTTCGCGCGCGGGCCGTTCGCGCTCTTCTCCGAGGCGCGCGGCGACAAGGCGGGCGCGGACGACCCCCTGTCCGGCTCGCCCGCGCAGGACTTCCTGACCGGGAAGGGCGGCTTCCTCCAGGTCTTCACGCACGGCCTGACGGGCCTGCGGCCGCGGGAGGACGGCGTACGGCTCGATCCCACGCTGCCGCCCCAGCTGGCGCGTGGGGTGACGCTGCGGGGGCTGCGCTGGCAGGGGCGCACGTACGACGTCGCGATCGGCGCGCGGGAGACGACGGTACGGCTCACCGCGGGCGACCCCTTCACGGTGCACACCCCGAGCGGCGCGCAGCTCCTGACCTCCACCCTCACGCTCCCCACCCGCCGCCCCGACCTCACCCCGACGGACGACGCGGCCCGCTGCCGCCCGGCGAGCGCCACCTCGGAGGAGCCCGGCCTGTACGCGTCCGCCGCGGTGGACGGCAGCCCGGCGACGGCCTGGACCCCCTCGGACGCCACGGCCGCCCTCACGGTCGACCTGGGCCCCACGACCCGGGTCGCCTCGGTCACCCCCCGCTGGACGGACCCGCGCCCGGCGTCGTACGAGATCGAGACCTCCACGGACGCGGCGCACTGGCACCCCTTCAAGCCGGGCGCTGACGCCCGCCTGGTACGGGTGACGGTCCGCGCGCCGGAAGGCCGGCAGCGCTCGGGGATCAGCGAACTGACGGTACGGAAAGAAGAATGA
- a CDS encoding GntR family transcriptional regulator — protein sequence MAFGEQPAYLRVASDLREKIVNGALPPHARLPSQARIREEYGVSDTVALEARKVLMAEGLVEGRSGSGTYVRERPVPRRIARSGYRPPSGSSPFRQEQTEAGARGTWESRSEQEEASAEIADRLGIEPGERVMRTRYVFREGGEPMMLSTSWEPLTVTGRTPVMLPEEGPLGGCGVVERMAAIDIVVDNVLEEVGARPGLAEELMALGGVPGHVVMVLERTYFASGRAVETADVVIPADRYRIAYHLSVK from the coding sequence GTGGCCTTCGGTGAGCAGCCCGCCTATCTGCGCGTTGCGAGCGATCTTCGCGAGAAGATCGTCAATGGTGCTTTGCCGCCGCACGCTCGGCTGCCCTCGCAGGCCCGTATCCGCGAGGAGTACGGCGTCTCGGACACGGTCGCGCTGGAGGCGCGCAAGGTGCTGATGGCCGAGGGGCTGGTCGAGGGCCGTTCCGGGTCGGGCACGTATGTCCGCGAGCGCCCCGTGCCGCGCCGTATCGCCCGCTCCGGCTACCGGCCGCCGTCCGGGTCCAGCCCGTTCCGCCAGGAGCAGACGGAGGCCGGCGCGCGGGGCACCTGGGAGTCGAGGAGCGAGCAGGAGGAGGCGAGCGCCGAGATCGCCGACCGGCTCGGGATCGAGCCGGGGGAGCGCGTGATGCGCACGCGCTACGTCTTCCGGGAAGGGGGCGAGCCCATGATGCTCTCCACCTCCTGGGAGCCGCTCACGGTCACGGGGCGCACCCCGGTGATGCTCCCCGAGGAGGGGCCGCTCGGCGGTTGCGGGGTGGTCGAGCGGATGGCGGCCATCGACATCGTCGTGGACAACGTCCTGGAGGAGGTCGGCGCGCGCCCGGGGCTGGCGGAGGAGCTGATGGCGCTCGGCGGAGTGCCGGGCCATGTGGTGATGGTCCTGGAACGGACGTATTTCGCGTCCGGACGGGCAGTCGAGACGGCGGACGTGGTGATCCCCGCCGACCGCTACCGCATCGCGTACCACCTCTCCGTCAAGTGA
- the ppgK gene encoding polyphosphate--glucose phosphotransferase, with protein sequence MNVFGVDIGGTGIKGAPVDLDRGDLVEPRYKVLTPHPATPEAVADGVVEVVRHFGWSGPVGITFPGVVTGSVIRTAANVDKAWIGTDAGQVLGDRLNLRATVLNDADAAGVAEMAFGAGRGRKGAVFLLTFGTGIGSALFMDGKLVPNTELGHLELHGHEAEKHASTKAKEDEDLSWQHWAHRVRKYLAHVEMLFSPELFIIGGGVSRKADKFLPLIEGIRAEIVPAELQNNAGIVGAAMAAAGR encoded by the coding sequence ATGAACGTCTTCGGAGTGGACATCGGTGGTACGGGCATCAAGGGCGCGCCCGTGGACCTGGACCGCGGCGACCTGGTCGAACCGCGCTACAAAGTACTCACCCCGCACCCGGCGACGCCCGAGGCCGTGGCCGACGGCGTGGTCGAGGTCGTCCGGCACTTCGGCTGGTCCGGCCCGGTCGGCATCACCTTTCCCGGGGTGGTCACCGGTTCCGTGATCCGTACCGCCGCCAATGTCGACAAGGCGTGGATCGGCACCGACGCGGGACAGGTCCTGGGCGACCGGCTGAACCTCCGGGCGACGGTCCTCAACGACGCGGACGCGGCGGGCGTGGCCGAGATGGCGTTCGGCGCGGGCCGGGGCCGCAAGGGCGCCGTATTCCTGCTCACCTTCGGTACGGGCATCGGCAGCGCGCTCTTCATGGACGGCAAGCTGGTGCCCAACACCGAGCTGGGCCATCTGGAGCTGCACGGCCACGAGGCGGAGAAGCACGCCTCCACGAAGGCCAAGGAGGACGAGGACCTGAGCTGGCAGCACTGGGCGCACCGGGTGCGGAAGTACCTGGCCCATGTGGAGATGCTGTTCTCGCCCGAGCTGTTCATCATCGGCGGCGGCGTGAGCCGCAAGGCCGACAAGTTCCTTCCGCTGATCGAGGGGATCAGAGCCGAGATCGTCCCGGCGGAGCTTCAGAACAACGCGGGCATCGTGGGCGCGGCCATGGCGGCGGCGGGCCGCTGA
- a CDS encoding type II toxin-antitoxin system RelE family toxin, producing MSEYLTVFRPEARDELPKVPRDVALRILAMLTELESAPLGFSTTALVSQPDRRRLRVGDYRVIYTIDNGELVVRAIHVGHRSTVYET from the coding sequence GTGAGTGAGTACCTCACCGTCTTCCGGCCCGAGGCGCGGGACGAGCTCCCGAAAGTCCCCCGCGACGTGGCGCTGCGCATCCTGGCCATGCTCACGGAACTGGAGAGTGCCCCGCTCGGATTCAGCACCACGGCGCTCGTGTCCCAACCCGACCGCCGCCGCCTCCGGGTCGGCGACTACCGCGTCATCTACACCATCGACAACGGTGAGCTGGTCGTACGGGCCATTCATGTCGGACACCGCTCCACGGTCTACGAGACGTAG
- the ychF gene encoding redox-regulated ATPase YchF yields the protein MSLTIGIVGLPNVGKSTLFNALTKNDVLAANYPFATIEPNVGVVGVPDPRLNKLAEIFGSQKILPATVDFVDIAGIVRGASEGEGLGNKFLANIRESDAICQVIRAFKDENVVHVDGKVSPKDDIETINTELILADLQTIEKVLPRLQRESRIKKDVVAQVKAIEEAQAILETGETLFSAGIVQGTEKSEPLREMHLLTTKPFLYVFNVDEDELTDDSFKDEQRALVAPAEAIFLNAKLESDLAELDDEEALELLQSVGQEEPGLATLAHVGFRTLGLQTYLTAGPKESRAWTIKQGATAPEAAGVIHTDFQKGFIKAEVISFADLVETGSVADARSAGKARMEGKEYVMQDGDVVEFRFNV from the coding sequence GTGTCGCTCACGATCGGAATCGTCGGTCTGCCGAATGTCGGCAAGTCGACCCTGTTCAACGCCCTGACCAAGAACGACGTGCTGGCGGCCAACTACCCGTTCGCCACCATCGAGCCCAACGTCGGTGTCGTCGGCGTCCCCGACCCCCGGCTGAACAAGCTCGCGGAGATCTTCGGCTCCCAGAAGATCCTCCCGGCCACGGTCGACTTCGTCGACATCGCGGGCATCGTGCGCGGCGCCTCCGAGGGGGAGGGCCTGGGCAACAAGTTCCTGGCGAACATCCGCGAGTCGGACGCGATCTGCCAGGTCATCCGGGCCTTCAAGGACGAGAACGTCGTGCACGTCGACGGCAAGGTCTCGCCCAAGGACGACATCGAGACGATCAACACCGAGCTGATCCTCGCCGACCTCCAGACCATCGAGAAGGTCCTGCCGCGCCTCCAGCGCGAGTCGCGCATCAAGAAGGACGTGGTGGCGCAGGTCAAGGCCATCGAGGAGGCCCAGGCCATCCTGGAGACCGGCGAGACGCTCTTCTCGGCCGGCATCGTCCAGGGCACGGAGAAGTCCGAGCCGCTCCGCGAGATGCACCTGCTCACGACCAAGCCGTTCCTCTACGTCTTCAACGTGGACGAGGACGAGCTGACGGACGACTCCTTCAAGGACGAACAGCGCGCCCTGGTCGCCCCCGCCGAGGCGATCTTCCTCAACGCCAAGCTGGAGTCCGACCTCGCCGAGCTGGACGACGAGGAGGCCCTGGAACTCCTCCAGTCCGTGGGCCAGGAAGAACCCGGCCTCGCCACCCTCGCCCACGTGGGCTTCCGCACCCTCGGCCTCCAGACGTACCTCACGGCCGGCCCCAAGGAATCCCGCGCCTGGACGATCAAGCAGGGCGCCACGGCCCCCGAGGCGGCCGGTGTGATCCACACCGACTTCCAGAAGGGCTTCATCAAGGCCGAGGTCATCTCCTTCGCCGACCTGGTCGAAACGGGCTCGGTAGCCGACGCCCGCTCGGCCGGCAAGGCGCGCATGGAGGGCAAGGAGTACGTGATGCAGGACGGCGACGTGGTGGAGTTCCGCTTCAATGTGTAG
- a CDS encoding type II toxin-antitoxin system Phd/YefM family antitoxin: MTQMPIESIRDVRAHLAEAVERADRDDQPTVITRRGREVAAVVSIGVLRKYQQWEEREINRIIDERMANRSTGVPIEDVMKETLARSE; this comes from the coding sequence ATGACGCAGATGCCCATAGAGTCCATCCGCGACGTCCGCGCGCACCTTGCCGAAGCCGTCGAGCGGGCCGACCGCGACGACCAGCCCACCGTGATCACGCGACGAGGAAGAGAAGTCGCCGCCGTCGTCTCGATCGGTGTCCTGCGCAAATACCAGCAGTGGGAAGAGCGCGAGATCAATCGCATCATCGACGAGCGGATGGCCAACCGCTCGACCGGCGTCCCCATCGAGGACGTCATGAAGGAGACCCTGGCGCGCAGTGAGTGA
- a CDS encoding 4-hydroxy-3-methylbut-2-enyl diphosphate reductase, with amino-acid sequence MTATSRPSPAATPSGDAARRAGKRVLLAAPRGYCAGVDRAVIAVEKALEQYGAPIYVRHEIVHNKYVVKTLENKGAIFVDRTAEVPEGSIVMFSAHGVAPVVHEEAAERRLATIDATCPLVTKVHKEAVRFASEDYDILLIGHDGHEEVIGTSGEAPDHITLVDGPEDVANVEVRDESKVVWLSQTTLSVDETMETVDALKEKFPQLIAPPSDDICYATQNRQIAVKQMGADADLVIVVGSKNSSNSVRLVEVALGAGASTSHLVDGADEIDEAWLDGVSTVGVTSGASVPEVLVEGVLEWLSQRGFEDVEIVKAAEESITFSLPKELRRDLRAEAAALSEK; translated from the coding sequence ATGACTGCAACGTCCCGCCCGTCGCCCGCCGCCACCCCCAGTGGAGACGCCGCGCGCCGCGCCGGCAAACGCGTCCTCCTCGCCGCCCCCCGCGGTTACTGCGCGGGCGTGGACCGTGCCGTGATCGCCGTGGAGAAGGCCCTTGAGCAGTACGGGGCGCCGATCTACGTCCGCCACGAGATCGTCCACAACAAATACGTCGTCAAAACCCTGGAGAACAAGGGCGCCATCTTCGTGGACAGGACGGCGGAGGTCCCCGAGGGATCGATCGTCATGTTCTCGGCGCACGGCGTCGCGCCGGTCGTCCACGAGGAGGCGGCCGAGCGCAGGCTCGCCACCATCGACGCGACCTGCCCGCTGGTCACCAAGGTCCACAAGGAGGCCGTGCGTTTCGCCTCCGAGGACTACGACATCCTCCTGATCGGCCACGACGGCCACGAAGAGGTCATCGGCACCTCGGGCGAGGCCCCGGACCACATCACGCTGGTCGACGGCCCCGAGGACGTCGCCAACGTTGAGGTCCGGGACGAGTCGAAGGTCGTCTGGCTCTCCCAGACCACGCTCTCCGTCGACGAGACGATGGAGACGGTCGACGCCCTCAAGGAGAAGTTCCCGCAGCTGATCGCGCCGCCGAGCGACGACATCTGCTATGCCACGCAGAACCGCCAGATCGCCGTCAAGCAGATGGGCGCCGACGCCGATCTGGTGATCGTGGTCGGCTCCAAGAACTCCTCCAACTCGGTACGGCTGGTCGAGGTCGCCCTCGGCGCCGGCGCGAGCACGTCCCACCTGGTCGACGGCGCGGACGAGATCGACGAGGCATGGCTCGACGGGGTCTCCACCGTCGGCGTCACCTCGGGCGCCTCCGTCCCCGAGGTCCTGGTCGAAGGCGTCCTGGAGTGGCTCTCGCAGCGCGGCTTCGAGGACGTCGAGATCGTCAAGGCGGCCGAGGAGTCGATCACCTTCTCGCTCCCCAAGGAGCTGCGCCGCGACCTGCGCGCCGAGGCGGCGGCCCTCTCGGAGAAGTAA